A single region of the Streptomyces sp. NBC_01381 genome encodes:
- a CDS encoding MerR family transcriptional regulator — MSDHTELLTIGELARRTGLSVRTIRFWSDSGVVVPTGRTAGGFRLYDADATARVDLVRTLRELGLDLETVRRVLDRQVTVRDVARAHARAVDAEIRTLQARRAVLDRVARQGSTTKEMRLMHELARMSADERQRIIDDFVHETFDGVDPDAPGAHIAQAMRTVPKHLPADPTAEQVDAWVELAELVGDEPFRERVREMALAGARGEQQPAGPDPAKVAEHAGQAVREHVAPATAAGKEFLHRIVDPGLPAAERARLADQLATFTDRRVERYWQLLAVLNGRPQVPSQVPAFEWLIAALRAED; from the coding sequence GTGAGCGACCATACCGAGCTGCTGACCATCGGCGAACTCGCCCGGCGCACCGGGCTTTCCGTGCGGACCATCCGTTTCTGGTCCGACAGCGGAGTCGTGGTGCCGACCGGCCGCACGGCGGGCGGCTTCCGGCTCTACGACGCCGATGCCACCGCCCGTGTCGACCTCGTCCGGACCCTGCGCGAGCTGGGCCTTGACCTGGAGACGGTACGCCGGGTGCTGGACAGGCAGGTGACGGTGCGCGACGTGGCCAGGGCGCACGCGCGGGCGGTCGACGCGGAGATCCGCACACTGCAGGCACGGCGCGCGGTGCTTGATCGGGTCGCTCGGCAGGGCAGTACGACCAAGGAGATGAGACTCATGCATGAACTGGCCCGGATGTCCGCCGACGAGCGACAGCGGATCATCGACGATTTTGTCCACGAGACCTTCGACGGTGTCGACCCCGACGCGCCGGGCGCCCACATCGCCCAGGCCATGCGCACCGTACCGAAACACCTGCCCGCCGACCCGACCGCCGAGCAGGTGGACGCCTGGGTGGAGCTGGCCGAGCTGGTCGGCGACGAGCCGTTCCGGGAACGGGTACGCGAGATGGCCCTGGCCGGGGCGCGGGGAGAGCAACAGCCGGCGGGGCCGGACCCGGCGAAGGTCGCGGAGCACGCCGGCCAGGCGGTACGCGAACACGTCGCCCCCGCGACGGCCGCAGGCAAGGAGTTCCTTCACCGCATCGTCGACCCCGGCCTGCCGGCAGCGGAACGCGCCCGGCTGGCTGATCAGTTGGCGACTTTCACCGACCGCAGGGTGGAGCGGTACTGGCAGCTGCTCGCCGTGCTCAACGGGCGGCCGCAGGTCCCCTCGCAGGTGCCTGCGTTCGAATGGCTGATCGCCGCCCTGCGAGCGGAGGATTAG
- a CDS encoding DJ-1/PfpI family protein: MQVAVVTFDGFNELDSFIASALINRCRKDGLEAFITTPTPVVTSMNGVETTGQRPMEFVTEADVVLIGSGVKTRDVVADDRLISRLPLDPSRQLIGAQCSGALVLARLGLLKSMPACTDMTSRPFVEACGVTVLDAPFHAEGNIATAGGCLASQYLATWVIARTLGADAARDVINYVAPVGENEETVERAMRAVRTGEAVLR, translated from the coding sequence ATGCAGGTAGCCGTGGTCACCTTTGACGGATTCAATGAACTCGACAGCTTCATCGCCTCCGCGCTGATCAATCGGTGCCGAAAGGACGGCTTGGAGGCCTTCATCACGACACCGACGCCGGTGGTCACTTCGATGAACGGCGTCGAGACAACCGGGCAGCGCCCCATGGAGTTCGTGACCGAGGCCGACGTCGTACTGATCGGCAGCGGCGTGAAGACGCGCGACGTGGTGGCCGACGACCGGCTGATCTCCAGGCTGCCCCTTGACCCTTCGCGCCAGCTGATCGGTGCGCAGTGCTCCGGCGCGCTGGTGCTCGCCCGGCTCGGGCTGCTGAAGTCCATGCCCGCGTGCACGGACATGACGAGCCGGCCCTTTGTCGAGGCCTGCGGTGTCACCGTCCTGGACGCGCCGTTCCACGCCGAGGGGAACATCGCGACGGCGGGCGGCTGCCTGGCCTCGCAGTATCTCGCCACGTGGGTGATCGCCCGGACGCTCGGCGCTGACGCCGCGCGCGACGTCATCAACTACGTGGCTCCGGTCGGCGAGAACGAGGAGACCGTCGAGCGCGCGATGCGTGCCGTCCGCACGGGCGAGGCGGTCCTGCGCTGA
- a CDS encoding NAD(P)/FAD-dependent oxidoreductase, translated as MTKIQQSSSPGSRWERAVVVGGGYAGLVTARVLADHFREVLVLEHDPVRSDTGVHPHVPQGYHAHALLARGGEALEALFPGLREELAELGAPVLDYGERMSFLLPTGYAPTNPVGVAIQSLTRDELERCLRQRVLGLPAVRVLPATRCETVTASAPGRLDRVRYRTDDADGSEEVTADLVVDTSGRSTSVDRWLTDARLPVSAKTVIKAKITYTSACYERPPQDRQDFDIAYQMAFAPDVRRGGVILAVERDRWMCSLLGVDEHVPPTDDEGYLDFAHSLANPRLAEQIKRGTRQGEIHRYTNPGNEWRLHHKNARWPERLIAVGDSLCVFNPVYGQGLTVAALEAELLGRLLRRRRADAAGLDGLSRAYQRAAARVIKVPWTMATSSDLMWAPAGQPRSARFAQWYNKHVLALAVHDPGVWARFVRVLNMTAPPSLLFRPAVLAKVVRRALTRRRI; from the coding sequence ATGACCAAGATCCAGCAGAGTTCGTCGCCCGGCAGCCGCTGGGAGCGGGCCGTCGTCGTCGGTGGCGGGTACGCCGGTCTCGTCACCGCCCGCGTCCTGGCCGATCACTTCAGAGAGGTGCTCGTCCTGGAGCACGACCCGGTGCGGTCGGACACGGGCGTGCATCCCCACGTCCCGCAGGGCTACCACGCGCACGCGCTGCTCGCCCGGGGCGGCGAAGCGTTGGAGGCGCTCTTCCCGGGGCTGCGGGAGGAGCTCGCGGAACTGGGTGCGCCGGTCCTCGACTACGGCGAGCGGATGAGCTTTCTGCTGCCGACCGGCTATGCGCCGACCAACCCCGTGGGCGTGGCCATCCAGAGCCTCACGCGCGACGAGCTCGAACGGTGCCTGCGGCAAAGGGTGTTGGGCCTTCCGGCGGTGCGCGTGCTCCCGGCGACGCGCTGCGAGACGGTGACGGCGAGCGCTCCCGGTCGCCTGGACCGGGTCCGCTACCGCACCGACGACGCCGACGGGTCCGAAGAAGTCACCGCGGACCTGGTCGTTGACACCTCGGGTCGCTCCACCTCCGTCGACCGGTGGCTCACCGACGCACGGCTGCCGGTGTCCGCCAAGACCGTCATCAAGGCGAAGATCACCTACACCTCCGCGTGCTACGAACGCCCGCCGCAGGACCGGCAGGACTTCGACATCGCGTACCAGATGGCCTTCGCGCCCGACGTCCGGCGCGGCGGAGTCATCCTTGCCGTGGAGCGCGACCGCTGGATGTGCTCGCTGCTCGGCGTGGACGAGCACGTGCCGCCCACCGACGACGAGGGCTACCTCGACTTCGCCCACAGCCTCGCCAACCCCCGCCTCGCCGAACAGATCAAACGCGGCACCCGGCAAGGGGAGATCCACCGCTACACCAACCCCGGCAACGAGTGGCGCCTGCACCACAAGAACGCCCGCTGGCCCGAACGCCTGATCGCGGTGGGCGACTCCCTCTGTGTGTTCAACCCGGTGTACGGACAAGGGCTCACGGTCGCCGCGCTCGAAGCGGAGCTGCTCGGCCGACTGCTGCGCCGTCGGCGGGCCGACGCGGCCGGACTCGACGGCCTCAGCCGCGCCTACCAGCGCGCCGCGGCCCGTGTCATCAAGGTCCCCTGGACCATGGCGACCAGCTCGGACCTGATGTGGGCACCCGCCGGACAGCCGCGGTCCGCACGCTTCGCCCAGTGGTACAACAAGCACGTCCTCGCCCTCGCCGTGCACGACCCGGGCGTGTGGGCCCGGTTCGTACGGGTCCTGAACATGACGGCCCCGCCCTCGCTGCTGTTCCGCCCGGCCGTGCTCGCCAAGGTGGTACGCCGCGCGCTCACGCGCCGCCGGATCTGA